A DNA window from Streptomyces sp. B21-083 contains the following coding sequences:
- a CDS encoding glycosyl hydrolase family 95 catalytic domain-containing protein: MTSRRAVLGSALGGTTLAALPGVAQADPVDHGDHAGPPGPAADAVAVPHPWKLRNRMDSDAAWSGFLRKQDLLWRRLPTLWHEGPFLGDGRLGSMVYQEPGVNAIRFTVQHGEVQDHRPEFGSGWGTCRLPVGHLTLDPVGTITAVDWRLSLWNAELTGTITTDKGTLTLAALIHDGVLAARVTAGGDEKVHWTFHPEEAISPRKISEAPPADYVANPPWTTRTTGGVEQVLQPLTGGGQTATAYRRSGDTLLLTVAHSHPSNTRAGEESLKKIQKIPTIRQTLGIAPYTALRTSHTRAWHAYYRKSFVSFPDERLQSFHWIQLYKVASASVAGGPPMATCGPWLEPTPWPAVWWNLNVQLEFWLIHGSNHLELDSLATTLRQNQEQLTTNVAAAYRSDSAGVGRSSDMFANRSVGRPGTGAEVGDLTWALHNVWLSYRHSMDEKLLRDTVFPVLRRAINYYLHFLQPGDDGKLHLPSTLSPEYPVVPPQDTNYDLALIRWGCTTLLEAAERLGVDDPLAPRWQETLARLTPYPVDGNGFMIGADTPYAQSHRHYSHLLMVYPLYLVNWDQPEQRELIEKSVVRWHALTGAHRGYSYTGAASLYAMMGRGDTALTYLKKFFDPTTRYPCRANTHYTEAGPVIETPLSASQSLHDMLCQSWGGVLRVFPAVPPTWPDVTLHDFRTQGAFLVSAARTGGATRFVRIRSLAGEPLRLRHDLPSGPLTALLDDGTPARTHTSEDGTLTIDLAKGREVLLYAGKRPDLVIDSVPLVERGEAWGLP; the protein is encoded by the coding sequence ATGACCTCTCGTAGAGCAGTGCTCGGCTCGGCGCTGGGCGGTACGACGCTTGCCGCCCTGCCCGGGGTCGCCCAGGCCGATCCCGTCGATCACGGTGATCACGCCGGTCCTCCCGGCCCGGCAGCTGATGCCGTAGCCGTCCCCCACCCCTGGAAGCTGCGCAACCGCATGGACTCGGACGCGGCCTGGTCCGGCTTCCTGCGCAAGCAGGACCTGCTGTGGCGCAGGCTGCCCACGCTGTGGCACGAGGGCCCCTTCCTGGGGGACGGGCGGCTGGGCAGCATGGTGTACCAGGAGCCGGGCGTGAACGCGATCCGCTTCACCGTCCAGCACGGCGAAGTCCAGGACCACCGCCCGGAGTTCGGCAGCGGCTGGGGCACCTGCCGACTCCCCGTGGGACACCTGACCCTGGACCCGGTCGGCACCATCACCGCCGTGGACTGGCGGCTGAGCCTGTGGAACGCCGAACTGACCGGCACGATCACCACGGACAAGGGCACCCTGACCCTCGCCGCCCTCATCCACGACGGCGTCCTGGCCGCCCGCGTCACGGCGGGCGGCGACGAGAAGGTGCACTGGACGTTCCACCCGGAGGAGGCGATCAGCCCCCGCAAGATCAGCGAGGCCCCACCGGCGGACTACGTCGCGAACCCGCCCTGGACCACCCGGACGACCGGCGGCGTCGAGCAGGTCCTCCAGCCCCTGACCGGCGGCGGCCAGACCGCGACGGCGTACCGACGCTCGGGCGACACCCTGCTGCTCACCGTCGCCCACAGCCATCCGTCGAACACCCGGGCGGGGGAGGAGTCGCTGAAGAAGATCCAGAAGATTCCGACGATCCGGCAGACCCTGGGAATCGCCCCGTACACGGCCCTGCGCACCTCGCACACCCGCGCCTGGCACGCGTACTACCGCAAGAGCTTCGTCTCGTTCCCCGACGAGCGGCTGCAGAGCTTCCACTGGATCCAGCTCTACAAGGTCGCGTCGGCGAGTGTCGCGGGCGGGCCGCCGATGGCCACCTGCGGCCCCTGGCTGGAGCCCACGCCCTGGCCGGCGGTGTGGTGGAACCTCAACGTCCAGCTGGAGTTCTGGCTGATCCACGGCTCCAACCACCTGGAACTCGACTCGCTGGCAACCACCCTCCGCCAGAACCAGGAACAGCTCACGACGAACGTGGCCGCCGCCTACCGCTCGGACAGCGCCGGAGTCGGCCGTAGCTCCGACATGTTCGCCAACCGGAGCGTGGGCAGGCCCGGCACCGGCGCCGAAGTGGGCGACCTGACCTGGGCCCTGCACAACGTGTGGCTGAGCTACCGCCACAGCATGGACGAGAAACTGCTGCGGGACACCGTCTTCCCCGTGCTCCGCCGCGCGATCAACTACTACCTGCACTTCCTCCAGCCAGGAGACGACGGCAAGCTGCACCTTCCGTCGACGCTCTCCCCGGAGTACCCGGTGGTGCCTCCGCAGGACACCAACTACGACCTGGCGCTGATCCGTTGGGGCTGCACCACACTCCTGGAGGCGGCGGAGCGACTCGGCGTCGACGACCCCCTCGCCCCGCGCTGGCAGGAGACGCTGGCCAGGCTGACGCCGTACCCGGTGGACGGCAACGGCTTCATGATCGGCGCCGACACCCCGTACGCGCAGTCCCATCGCCACTACTCCCACCTGCTGATGGTCTACCCGCTGTACCTGGTCAACTGGGACCAGCCGGAGCAGCGCGAGCTGATCGAGAAGTCGGTAGTCCGCTGGCACGCGCTGACCGGCGCCCACCGCGGCTACAGTTACACGGGTGCCGCGTCGCTGTACGCGATGATGGGCCGCGGCGACACGGCCCTGACCTACCTGAAGAAGTTCTTCGACCCCACCACGCGCTACCCGTGCCGGGCCAACACCCACTACACGGAGGCCGGACCGGTCATCGAGACCCCGTTGTCGGCATCCCAGTCCCTGCACGACATGCTCTGCCAGAGCTGGGGAGGCGTCCTACGGGTCTTCCCGGCCGTTCCGCCCACCTGGCCGGACGTCACCCTCCACGACTTCCGCACCCAGGGTGCCTTCCTGGTCAGCGCGGCCCGTACGGGGGGCGCCACCCGCTTCGTCCGGATCCGAAGCTTGGCAGGCGAACCATTGCGCCTGCGCCACGACCTGCCGTCCGGCCCGCTGACAGCCCTCCTGGACGACGGCACCCCGGCCCGCACCC
- a CDS encoding heparin lyase I family protein encodes MRRRTALTALGGLGLAGVTAAVLPGQAGAADEVHFQNRGSVEGWDHAYTQKAGTIETVDSPTYKGAHALAATQTYIGETGGYHCEVIRRGAQSVGEDRYYGQAIRLGSGWTFHDQNVTFQQWSPEDPEGPWLLMFVIGSEIRFGGSGGIKGTVGSISGLRDTWIRVVTRLKLDGDGRGAFEVWLNGTRTVSRTGITVLPSTSRTIRWSSGIYCTAWREGTPIGPRTLTILHDNHRIASTYALAEPAAWA; translated from the coding sequence GTGCGGAGACGAACGGCACTCACCGCGCTCGGCGGACTCGGCCTCGCCGGTGTCACCGCCGCGGTCCTGCCGGGGCAGGCCGGGGCCGCCGACGAGGTCCACTTCCAGAACCGCGGCAGCGTCGAAGGCTGGGACCACGCCTACACGCAGAAGGCCGGCACCATCGAGACCGTCGACTCGCCCACGTACAAAGGCGCGCACGCGCTCGCGGCGACCCAGACCTACATCGGCGAGACCGGCGGCTACCACTGCGAGGTGATCCGGCGCGGCGCGCAGAGCGTCGGCGAGGACCGGTACTACGGCCAGGCGATCCGCCTAGGGTCCGGCTGGACCTTCCACGACCAGAACGTCACCTTCCAGCAGTGGTCGCCCGAAGACCCGGAAGGCCCCTGGCTGTTGATGTTCGTCATCGGATCGGAGATCCGGTTCGGCGGTTCCGGGGGCATCAAGGGCACCGTCGGATCGATCAGCGGCCTGCGGGACACCTGGATCCGCGTCGTCACCCGGCTGAAGCTCGACGGCGACGGCCGGGGTGCCTTCGAGGTGTGGCTGAACGGTACGAGGACGGTGAGCCGGACCGGCATCACCGTACTGCCGTCCACCTCGCGGACGATCCGCTGGTCCAGCGGGATCTACTGCACCGCCTGGCGCGAGGGCACGCCCATCGGCCCGCGGACCCTGACGATCCTGCACGACAACCACCGGATCGCCTCGACCTACGCCCTCGCCGAACCGGCCGCCTGGGCCTGA
- a CDS encoding polysaccharide lyase family 7 protein — translation MSPTDGWTRTAFTYALQKPWNLDLSDRYSNSGGVHRMWVYDTDQPLSQGSSTDPRTEMRWKQEYTSGRHMWDADVYLPAGTNGATFVQILRVIHPDGTPATDFMLNAYNANGGTVRAFDRTVLKTGAYDTWFNVKLEHDASAGSVKVYFDDELVLTTEDRGPATRHFKNGVYHHGTGRAEARFRNLTYWTR, via the coding sequence GTGTCCCCCACGGACGGCTGGACGAGGACGGCGTTCACGTACGCCCTGCAGAAGCCGTGGAACCTGGACCTGAGCGACCGGTACAGCAACAGCGGCGGCGTCCACCGCATGTGGGTGTACGACACCGACCAGCCCTTGTCGCAGGGCAGTTCCACCGACCCGCGCACCGAGATGCGCTGGAAGCAGGAGTACACGTCCGGCCGGCACATGTGGGACGCCGATGTGTACCTCCCGGCCGGCACGAACGGCGCGACCTTCGTGCAGATCCTCCGCGTGATCCACCCCGACGGCACCCCGGCCACGGACTTCATGCTCAACGCGTACAACGCCAACGGCGGCACTGTACGGGCGTTCGACCGCACGGTCCTGAAGACCGGCGCGTACGACACCTGGTTCAACGTCAAACTCGAACACGACGCCTCGGCCGGCAGCGTAAAGGTCTACTTCGACGACGAGTTGGTGCTGACCACCGAGGACCGGGGCCCCGCCACCCGGCACTTCAAGAACGGCGTCTACCACCACGGCACCGGCCGGGCCGAGGCCCGCTTCCGCAACCTCACCTACTGGACGCGGTGA
- a CDS encoding glycosyl hydrolase 115 family protein, translated as MAATGVTPMLLGPLSTTAHAALPDLPARAGGPEFPLVRGGSATDVFVDAADDPAVIRAAGDLQADVERVSGIRPRLIHTLPVLPEKATHLVLVGTIGASPVIDGLIAQGRLKVTQVKGSWEASVAQVIDRPLPGVDRALVIAGSDRRGTIYGIYDTSERIGVSPWYWWADVPVEHRDEVTVPTGPFTRHEPSVRFRGIFINDEQNLTTWSHRTQEPDKNIGPETYKHVFELLLRLKANYLWPAMHPYSDFFNKHRENPELAEHYGIVVGSSHPEALLRNGVHEWDPWAAEHLNADGSLPVYDYTVNPAVISDYWRARARQNAAYESSWTLGMRGLHDTALETKYATTIPEKVVVMNDIIADQRRILTEEVGQAAEPQIFIPYKEVLDLYNAGVQVPDDVTLIWPDDNHGNMRQLPNEAERRRAGGNGIYYHLSYWGRPKSYLWLDTTQLAKVWQELRRVYEHGADRMWIFNVGDVKSIETGLSFAMDVAWDVNRWGADDVEEFLVEWAGRQFGRRHGREIAAIRTEYYRLAAELRPEFIAAGLISVIHHGDEAGRRMAAYEQLLARARTLGAKLPEAYRDAYFELVEYPVHGAYLMNLKYYWADRNALARRQGRGAGANLFADLAEAAHATEAALTKRYNTEVAGGKWDGIVNPYPSQIPKAPGRPAVTRVARQETSGLGVASEGNETGTARPLSFFSGTRDRRFLDVFNTGFLAVSWTAEASHPWVRLSEPGGSLTDQTRVWVEIDWDRVPEGSYEATVTVSGADAGQRVDVPLRVRNDGERALRRRPGFVEAHGYVSIDAAHTDRRVARGGAHWRTVRGLGRRSGAVEAVPSTAAPITADFAARAPELRYRVRFSSTGTFPVTVFRLPSLDERGQRRVAVSLDDQPVTVLSGQAVATGNRGDAWARNVEDGVERLTATVTVTEPGEHELRLFMVDPAIAVDQIVIDTGGLPVSYLAPPESWHPVFNSGSRQE; from the coding sequence ATGGCCGCCACCGGAGTGACCCCCATGCTCCTTGGGCCGCTCTCCACGACCGCCCACGCAGCTCTCCCGGACCTGCCGGCCCGGGCCGGCGGCCCCGAGTTCCCGCTGGTGCGGGGCGGGTCGGCCACCGACGTCTTCGTGGACGCGGCCGACGACCCCGCCGTGATCCGCGCGGCCGGGGACCTCCAGGCGGACGTCGAGCGGGTCTCCGGCATCCGGCCTCGGCTGATCCACACCCTCCCGGTACTCCCCGAGAAGGCCACCCACCTCGTCCTCGTCGGCACGATCGGCGCGAGCCCGGTCATCGACGGGCTCATCGCCCAGGGCCGTCTGAAAGTGACCCAGGTGAAGGGGAGTTGGGAAGCCTCGGTTGCCCAGGTGATCGACCGTCCACTGCCGGGGGTGGACCGCGCCCTGGTGATCGCGGGCAGCGACCGGCGCGGCACGATCTACGGGATCTACGACACCTCGGAACGCATCGGGGTCTCGCCCTGGTACTGGTGGGCCGACGTGCCGGTGGAGCACCGCGACGAGGTGACCGTCCCGACCGGACCCTTCACCCGCCACGAACCCTCGGTTCGCTTCCGGGGCATCTTCATCAACGACGAGCAGAACCTGACCACTTGGTCGCACCGAACCCAGGAGCCGGACAAGAACATCGGCCCCGAGACCTACAAGCACGTCTTCGAACTGCTCCTCCGTCTCAAGGCCAACTACCTCTGGCCGGCCATGCATCCGTACTCCGACTTCTTCAACAAGCACCGCGAGAACCCCGAACTCGCCGAGCACTACGGCATAGTCGTCGGCTCCAGCCACCCCGAGGCGCTGCTCCGCAACGGCGTCCACGAGTGGGACCCGTGGGCGGCGGAACACCTGAACGCCGACGGCAGCCTGCCGGTGTACGACTACACGGTGAACCCCGCTGTCATCTCCGACTACTGGCGGGCCCGGGCGCGCCAGAACGCCGCCTACGAGAGCAGCTGGACGCTCGGTATGCGCGGCCTGCACGACACCGCGCTGGAGACGAAGTACGCGACGACGATCCCCGAGAAGGTCGTGGTGATGAACGACATCATCGCCGACCAGCGCCGCATCCTGACCGAGGAGGTCGGCCAGGCGGCCGAGCCGCAGATCTTCATCCCGTACAAGGAGGTGCTGGACCTCTACAACGCGGGCGTCCAGGTGCCCGACGACGTCACGCTCATCTGGCCGGACGACAACCACGGCAACATGCGCCAGCTGCCGAACGAGGCGGAGCGACGGCGCGCGGGCGGCAACGGCATCTACTATCACCTCTCCTACTGGGGCCGCCCGAAGAGCTACCTGTGGCTGGACACCACCCAACTGGCCAAGGTCTGGCAGGAGTTGCGCCGGGTGTACGAGCACGGCGCCGACCGTATGTGGATCTTCAACGTGGGAGACGTCAAGTCGATCGAGACCGGGCTGTCCTTCGCCATGGACGTCGCCTGGGACGTGAACAGATGGGGCGCGGACGACGTCGAGGAGTTCCTGGTCGAGTGGGCGGGCCGCCAGTTCGGGCGGCGTCACGGCCGTGAGATCGCCGCGATCCGCACCGAGTACTACCGTCTCGCGGCGGAACTGCGCCCGGAGTTCATCGCAGCGGGCCTGATCTCCGTGATCCACCACGGCGACGAGGCGGGCCGCCGGATGGCCGCCTACGAGCAACTCCTCGCACGGGCAAGGACCTTGGGCGCCAAGCTGCCCGAGGCGTATCGGGACGCCTACTTCGAGCTGGTCGAATACCCGGTGCACGGCGCCTACTTGATGAACCTGAAGTACTACTGGGCGGACCGCAACGCGCTCGCCCGGCGTCAGGGGCGCGGCGCCGGGGCGAACCTCTTCGCGGACCTCGCCGAGGCGGCTCACGCCACGGAGGCCGCGCTCACCAAGCGATACAACACCGAGGTGGCGGGCGGAAAATGGGACGGGATCGTCAACCCGTACCCCTCGCAGATCCCGAAGGCGCCGGGCCGCCCCGCCGTCACCAGGGTCGCGCGCCAGGAGACATCGGGCCTGGGGGTGGCGTCGGAGGGCAACGAGACGGGCACGGCACGCCCACTGTCCTTCTTCTCCGGCACTCGGGACCGCCGCTTCCTGGACGTCTTCAACACGGGCTTCCTGGCGGTGAGTTGGACCGCCGAGGCCAGTCATCCCTGGGTCCGGCTGAGCGAGCCGGGCGGCTCCCTGACCGACCAGACAAGGGTGTGGGTGGAGATCGACTGGGACCGGGTGCCCGAGGGATCGTACGAGGCGACGGTCACCGTGAGCGGTGCCGACGCCGGGCAGCGTGTCGACGTACCGCTGAGGGTGCGCAACGACGGTGAACGGGCGCTCCGTCGGCGGCCCGGGTTCGTCGAGGCGCACGGGTACGTCTCGATCGACGCCGCGCACACCGACCGCCGGGTGGCGCGCGGCGGGGCCCACTGGCGGACCGTACGCGGGCTGGGGCGTCGTAGCGGCGCGGTGGAGGCGGTGCCGTCGACGGCGGCGCCGATCACCGCCGACTTCGCCGCCCGGGCACCGGAGTTGCGTTACCGGGTGCGCTTCAGCAGCACGGGGACCTTTCCGGTCACCGTCTTCCGGTTGCCGTCGCTCGACGAGCGGGGGCAGCGGCGGGTGGCGGTGTCGCTCGACGACCAGCCGGTGACGGTCCTGTCCGGACAGGCCGTCGCCACCGGCAACCGGGGCGACGCCTGGGCCCGCAACGTGGAGGACGGCGTCGAGAGACTGACGGCCACCGTGACCGTCACCGAACCCGGCGAGCACGAACTGCGGCTCTTCATGGTCGACCCGGCGATCGCCGTGGACCAGATCGTCATCGACACGGGAGGCCTGCCGGTCAGCTATCTGGCTCCGCCGGAGAGCTGGCACCCGGTGTTCAACTCCGGCTCGCGACAGGAGTAG
- a CDS encoding sarcosine oxidase subunit gamma, which translates to MADTTTLSAARPSLSSPSPLSGLSPVSPLADAACRLAAATRTSGGAIRLAELPFLTQLNVRLDAKGAAADAIRLALDLPLPLAPNTVVHAGELVALWLGPDEWLLVGPPGGERDLESRIREAAGDEPVSVIDVSAQRTTLLVTGPRARDLLAHGCPLDLHSRAFGPGRCAQTTLGRTQVVLVARDEARAGFWVLVRSSFAGYLTDWLLDAGTEYMG; encoded by the coding sequence ATGGCTGACACCACCACCCTGAGCGCCGCCCGGCCCTCCTTGTCCTCCCCGTCCCCCTTGTCCGGCCTGTCGCCGGTGTCTCCGCTGGCGGACGCCGCCTGCCGACTGGCCGCCGCGACCCGCACCTCCGGGGGTGCGATCCGGCTGGCGGAACTCCCCTTCCTGACCCAGCTCAACGTGCGTCTCGACGCCAAGGGCGCGGCGGCGGACGCCATCAGGCTCGCGCTGGATCTCCCGCTGCCCCTCGCCCCCAACACCGTCGTCCACGCGGGGGAGTTGGTCGCCCTGTGGCTGGGCCCGGACGAGTGGCTGCTCGTGGGCCCGCCCGGCGGCGAACGGGACCTGGAGAGCCGTATCAGGGAAGCGGCCGGGGACGAGCCGGTCTCCGTCATCGACGTCTCCGCCCAGCGCACCACGCTCCTCGTCACGGGCCCCCGAGCCCGCGATCTGCTGGCCCACGGCTGTCCCCTCGACCTCCACTCACGCGCCTTCGGCCCCGGCCGCTGCGCCCAGACGACCCTGGGCCGCACCCAGGTGGTGCTGGTCGCCCGGGACGAGGCCAGGGCCGGCTTCTGGGTGCTGGTCCGCTCGTCCTTCGCCGGCTACCTGACGGACTGGCTGCTCGACGCGGGGACGGAGTACATGGGCTGA
- a CDS encoding sarcosine oxidase subunit delta family protein, with protein MLLIPCPWCGPRDEAEFHYGGQAHVPYPEDPSALTDEEWARYLFFRDNPKGPFAERWNHGAGCRRWFNAVRNTGTNEILAVYRAGEERPPATEDAGVTAATPQPRKASAASPATVEHGPALSASPGSVEQRPTPSARPAFEDEAPSGPTGGLGAEPPELSGRGGVGEESQPFRHPTRGRINRDHPLTFTFDGTEHQGYEGDTLASALLANGIIHTGTSIKLGRPRGIFSAGPEEPNAVIQIEAPFPEPMLPATTVELYDGLAATSLPGQGRLATTPDPARYDAVHAHCDLLIVGAGPAGLAAAAAAARTGARVILADDRPEPGGSLLGTGEHLDWVAETTGRLEAAPDVRVLSRTTVFGYYDDNHLLAVERRTNHLGAAAPENVSRERVWRIRARRVVLATGAHERSLAFADNDRPGVMLAASARTYVNRHGVLPGRRAVVFTTNDSAYAAALDLTAAGVDVPAIVDTRPYPGEWAERARAAGIEVLAGHAVVGTQGDVQGDSQGDVQGGTPGDPRLTAVSIAPYEGEPTESGGSTGRREFAADLLLVSGGWNPVAHLFSQAGGKLRYDNALGTFVPDNCRQAVEVAGSAAGALDLPSVLAQGVDAASRALAAEGYTPEAPHLPTPAAEPPTTPPMHVYAIPDASDTHSFVDLQRDVSVDDLARATGAGMRSVEHTKRYTTAGTANDQGKTSGLLASGIVAALLGVDISALGTTTFRPPYTPVSFATLAGRDRGALHDPIRTTALHAWHIEHGALFENVGQWKRPWYYPQAGEDMEAAVLRECAAARDSVAFMDASTLGKIDVQGPDAGAFLDLLYTNMMSTLKVGMIRYGVMCRPDGMVFDDGTVIRLAPDRFLVTTTTGNAAAVLDWMEEWSQTEWPDLRVHCTSVTEQWATVALVGPRSRAVLGSLAPQLAVDNADFPFMAWRETPVAGIDARVCRISFSGELAYEINVSPWEARTLWEALYEAGAPYGITPYGTETMHVLRAEKGYPIIGQDTDGTVTPQDLGMSWVVSKKKPDFIGKRSYARADAVRPDRKQLVGLLPDDPGAFLPEGTQLVADSELPAPPVPMLGHVTSSYRSAALGRTFALALIKGGRERVGERLYAPVGDRLVPVTVASPVLYDPEGARRDG; from the coding sequence ATGCTGCTCATCCCCTGCCCGTGGTGCGGGCCCCGCGACGAGGCCGAGTTCCACTACGGCGGCCAGGCACATGTGCCGTACCCCGAGGACCCGTCGGCCCTCACCGACGAGGAGTGGGCCCGGTACCTGTTCTTCCGCGACAACCCGAAGGGCCCCTTCGCCGAACGCTGGAACCACGGCGCGGGCTGCCGCCGCTGGTTCAACGCGGTCCGGAACACGGGGACGAACGAGATCCTGGCGGTGTACAGGGCGGGGGAGGAGCGTCCCCCGGCCACCGAGGATGCGGGCGTCACGGCGGCAACTCCCCAGCCCCGGAAGGCTTCTGCAGCCTCTCCGGCAACTGTCGAGCACGGGCCCGCATTGTCAGCTTCTCCGGGGAGTGTTGAGCAGAGGCCCACACCCTCAGCCCGTCCGGCGTTTGAGGACGAGGCCCCTTCAGGGCCGACCGGGGGCCTGGGGGCGGAGCCCCCAGAACTTTCGGGAAGGGGCGGGGTGGGGGAGGAATCCCAGCCGTTCAGACACCCCACCCGAGGCCGGATCAACCGCGATCACCCCCTCACCTTCACCTTCGACGGCACCGAACACCAGGGCTACGAAGGCGACACCCTCGCCTCCGCCCTCCTCGCCAACGGCATCATCCACACAGGCACCAGCATCAAACTCGGCCGCCCCCGAGGCATCTTCTCCGCCGGCCCCGAAGAGCCCAACGCCGTCATCCAGATCGAGGCTCCGTTCCCCGAGCCGATGCTCCCCGCCACCACCGTCGAGCTGTACGACGGCCTGGCGGCAACCAGCCTCCCCGGCCAGGGCCGCCTGGCCACCACCCCCGACCCCGCCCGCTACGACGCCGTACACGCCCACTGCGACCTGCTGATCGTCGGCGCGGGCCCCGCAGGCCTCGCCGCAGCCGCCGCAGCCGCCCGCACCGGCGCCCGCGTCATCCTCGCCGACGACCGTCCGGAGCCGGGCGGCAGCCTCCTGGGCACGGGCGAACACCTCGACTGGGTGGCGGAGACCACGGGCCGCCTGGAAGCAGCCCCGGACGTGCGAGTCCTGTCCCGCACCACGGTCTTCGGCTACTACGACGACAACCACCTCCTCGCCGTCGAGCGCCGCACCAACCACCTCGGCGCAGCCGCCCCCGAGAACGTCTCCCGCGAACGCGTCTGGCGCATCCGCGCCCGCCGGGTCGTCCTCGCGACCGGCGCCCACGAACGCTCCCTGGCCTTCGCGGACAACGACCGCCCCGGTGTGATGCTGGCCGCCTCGGCGCGTACGTACGTCAACCGGCACGGCGTCCTGCCCGGCCGCAGAGCGGTCGTGTTCACGACGAACGACAGCGCGTACGCGGCGGCACTGGACCTCACGGCAGCGGGCGTGGACGTGCCGGCGATCGTCGACACCCGCCCCTACCCGGGGGAGTGGGCCGAACGCGCGAGGGCGGCCGGCATCGAGGTGCTCGCCGGACACGCGGTCGTAGGCACGCAAGGCGATGTGCAAGGCGACTCGCAAGGTGACGTGCAAGGCGGCACGCCAGGCGACCCGCGCCTGACCGCCGTAAGCATCGCCCCGTACGAAGGCGAGCCCACAGAGTCCGGCGGAAGCACAGGCCGACGGGAGTTCGCCGCCGACCTCCTCCTCGTCTCCGGCGGCTGGAACCCGGTGGCCCACCTGTTCAGCCAGGCGGGCGGCAAGCTCCGCTACGACAACGCGCTCGGCACCTTCGTCCCCGACAACTGCCGTCAGGCCGTCGAGGTCGCGGGCAGCGCGGCCGGAGCGCTTGACCTGCCCTCGGTCCTCGCCCAGGGCGTGGACGCGGCCTCCCGCGCACTCGCGGCGGAGGGCTACACCCCCGAGGCACCCCACCTCCCGACCCCGGCCGCCGAACCGCCGACCACCCCGCCCATGCACGTGTACGCCATCCCCGACGCCTCCGACACGCACTCCTTCGTCGACCTCCAGCGTGACGTCAGCGTGGACGACCTGGCCCGCGCCACCGGCGCCGGTATGCGGTCGGTGGAGCACACCAAGCGCTACACGACGGCGGGCACCGCCAACGACCAGGGCAAGACGTCCGGCCTCCTGGCCAGCGGTATCGTCGCCGCGCTGCTCGGCGTGGACATCTCGGCGCTCGGCACGACCACGTTCCGGCCGCCGTACACGCCCGTCTCCTTCGCCACCCTCGCGGGCCGCGACCGGGGCGCGCTGCACGACCCGATCCGGACGACCGCACTGCACGCCTGGCACATCGAGCACGGCGCGCTCTTCGAGAACGTCGGCCAGTGGAAGCGCCCCTGGTACTACCCGCAGGCCGGCGAGGACATGGAGGCGGCAGTCCTGCGCGAGTGCGCCGCCGCCCGCGACAGCGTGGCCTTCATGGACGCCTCCACCCTCGGCAAGATCGACGTCCAGGGCCCGGACGCGGGAGCCTTCCTCGACCTGCTCTACACCAACATGATGAGCACCCTGAAGGTCGGCATGATCCGCTACGGCGTGATGTGCCGCCCGGACGGCATGGTCTTCGACGACGGAACCGTCATCCGCCTCGCCCCCGACCGCTTCCTGGTCACCACGACGACGGGCAACGCCGCCGCCGTACTGGACTGGATGGAGGAGTGGTCGCAGACCGAGTGGCCGGACCTGCGCGTCCACTGCACCTCCGTCACCGAACAGTGGGCCACCGTCGCCCTGGTGGGCCCCCGCTCCCGCGCGGTCCTCGGCTCCCTGGCGCCCCAACTGGCCGTGGACAACGCCGACTTCCCGTTCATGGCGTGGCGCGAGACGCCCGTCGCGGGCATCGACGCACGGGTCTGCCGGATCAGCTTCTCCGGCGAACTGGCCTACGAGATCAACGTGTCGCCGTGGGAGGCCCGCACCCTCTGGGAGGCGCTGTACGAGGCCGGCGCCCCGTACGGCATCACCCCCTACGGCACGGAGACCATGCACGTCCTGCGTGCCGAGAAGGGCTACCCGATCATCGGCCAGGACACCGACGGCACCGTCACTCCGCAGGACCTCGGCATGAGCTGGGTGGTGTCGAAGAAGAAGCCCGACTTCATCGGCAAGCGGTCGTACGCCCGTGCCGACGCCGTCCGCCCCGACCGCAAGCAGTTGGTCGGCCTGCTTCCGGACGACCCCGGCGCGTTCCTCCCCGAGGGCACCCAGCTGGTCGCCGACAGCGAGCTGCCCGCGCCGCCCGTCCCGATGCTCGGCCATGTCACCTCCAGCTACCGCAGCGCGGCCCTCGGCCGGACCTTCGCGCTCGCCCTGATCAAGGGCGGCCGGGAACGCGTCGGCGAACGCCTGTACGCACCCGTGGGTGACCGGCTGGTCCCGGTGACCGTCGCGAGCCCCGTCCTCTACGACCCCGAGGGAGCCCGCCGAGATGGCTGA